One window from the genome of Ignavibacteria bacterium encodes:
- the nusA gene encoding transcription termination factor NusA: MNADIVESFAAMVREKGVDKDVLHGIIEDIFGLLVRKKYGEEANYSVVVNMDRGDIEIFLVREIVEEVENPEKQISLEEVNRLGNEDELDVGDEYVEQLKLATFGRRLINLAKQNLNQRIREIEKEIILNEYKRLVGEIVIGDIYQIRKNDVLVNHNKNELMLPREEQIPHERYYKGNTIRAIVKEVRRGKSGPEIIISRADTELLRRLIELEVPEVYDGIIELRKIARQAGERAKVAVESMDKRVDPVGACVGMKGVRIHSIIKELAGENIDVFAYSDDPVIMIQRALAPGKLKSIELDEVNKNAVIFAEASQAAMIVGRNGVNIRLAMQVTGYNIDFHRIEKDIEDYEDGVELIECKRELGAEVYETLINNRLDTVKDAIKAGKEKLLEIFEDDEEQVDRILDILKNRMQD, encoded by the coding sequence ATGAACGCAGACATAGTTGAATCGTTTGCGGCGATGGTGAGAGAAAAAGGAGTGGACAAGGATGTACTTCATGGAATAATTGAAGATATCTTCGGGTTGCTTGTTCGAAAAAAATATGGTGAAGAAGCAAACTACTCCGTAGTCGTTAACATGGACAGAGGCGACATCGAAATATTTCTTGTCAGAGAAATAGTCGAAGAAGTTGAGAATCCTGAAAAACAGATCAGTCTCGAAGAAGTGAACAGACTTGGTAACGAGGATGAGCTTGATGTAGGTGATGAGTATGTGGAGCAGTTAAAGCTTGCAACCTTCGGGCGCAGACTCATAAATCTGGCGAAGCAGAATCTTAACCAAAGGATTCGTGAAATCGAGAAGGAAATCATCCTTAACGAGTACAAGAGACTCGTGGGAGAGATCGTTATCGGCGATATTTATCAAATCCGTAAGAATGATGTTCTCGTAAACCACAACAAAAATGAACTTATGCTCCCCCGCGAGGAACAGATTCCTCACGAGAGATATTACAAAGGCAACACAATCAGAGCGATTGTGAAGGAAGTCAGAAGAGGGAAGAGCGGACCTGAAATTATCATTTCCCGTGCCGATACCGAACTCCTCAGAAGACTTATCGAGCTTGAAGTACCTGAAGTTTATGATGGAATTATAGAATTAAGAAAAATCGCCCGTCAGGCCGGTGAGAGAGCTAAAGTAGCTGTTGAATCGATGGACAAGCGCGTTGACCCTGTGGGTGCGTGTGTTGGTATGAAAGGTGTAAGAATTCATTCGATTATCAAAGAGCTCGCCGGCGAGAATATCGATGTTTTCGCATATTCCGATGATCCGGTTATCATGATCCAGAGAGCACTTGCTCCCGGAAAATTAAAATCGATTGAGCTCGACGAAGTTAATAAGAACGCTGTAATTTTTGCTGAAGCATCACAGGCAGCGATGATAGTTGGAAGAAATGGAGTGAATATCAGGCTTGCAATGCAGGTTACCGGATACAACATCGACTTCCACCGGATTGAAAAAGACATTGAAGATTATGAAGATGGAGTGGAACTTATCGAGTGCAAGCGTGAGCTTGGTGCCGAAGTTTACGAAACTCTTATAAACAACCGGCTTGACACTGTAAAAGATGCAATAAAAGCCGGAAAAGAAAAACTGCTTGAGATTTTTGAGGATGATGAGGAACAAGTTGACAGAATTTTGGACATCCTCAAAAACAGAATGCAGGATTAG
- the infB gene encoding translation initiation factor IF-2 — MSEPKEQKIRIHNFASQFNVSAQAIVEYLKKKGYDVKTINTPLTPVMLEDVKVQFKKDIERAEKHYTKLEEFNRKLSGVSDKPPVKEEAPAPVEEVAKTETVEVPPVKEEVVVSEPVVVESVTPAPAAPVAQEVEVKEEEKAPVAPPAVASEPVQVKPAEEAVVEERVSPEIEALIKPDEPAETEQAPEKPAEDKGVAPRKYSFDPRTGKQMGLKILGRFESEAPKPKKEEPKPESIIRTAEEKPAVESSEDAEKKKAKKKKKNKSKKREQVIEETETVKKKAKVKKLEIDQKEVLESIRKTMLTTEDSVISNRASMRKRKRKERMEAQERLDEQRRIDEQIIRVNQFMSVSELANVMGVSVGEVISKCIALGLMVSINQRIELDTITLVADEFGFEVEVEQEYTNDVLEDIGDSEDELEPRSPVVTIMGHVDHGKTSLLDYIRSSNVVAGESGGITQHIGAYKVEVNEGQYITFLDTPGHEAFTAMRARGAQVTDIVILIVAADDAVMPQTVEAISHAQAANVPIIVAINKIDKPGANIEKIKQQLADRNVLVEEWGGRYQSVEISAKQGLHIDALLEKVLLEAEVLDLKANPNREARGVVIESQLDKGRGVTATVLIQKGTLRQGDIFVCGNQHGRVRAMFDERNKKMNEAPPSSPVLVLGFEGAPQAGDQFIVVDTERTAREIAVRRQQLKRELDSKQVHHITLDEISRQISIGGVSELPIIVKGDVDGSVEAVSDSLMKLSTEEVKVRVIHKGVGAISESDVLLANASNAIIIGFHVRPHMNARKLAETQKVDIRIYNIIYDAINEVKQALEGMLSPILSEEITSSVEVRDTFKVPKIGTVAGCYVIEGKITRNDRIRVIRDGLVIFTGEISSLKRFKDDVKEVDTNYECGISVQNFNDIKTGDIIEGFKVVETKKKLE; from the coding sequence ATGTCTGAACCAAAAGAGCAAAAGATTAGAATTCACAATTTTGCGTCGCAGTTCAATGTATCTGCACAGGCTATTGTTGAGTATCTCAAGAAAAAAGGATACGATGTAAAGACCATCAACACTCCTCTGACTCCCGTGATGCTCGAGGATGTGAAGGTGCAGTTTAAAAAAGACATTGAACGGGCTGAAAAACATTACACAAAACTGGAAGAGTTCAACAGAAAACTCTCCGGTGTAAGCGATAAACCTCCAGTAAAAGAAGAGGCGCCTGCTCCTGTTGAGGAAGTTGCCAAAACAGAAACAGTCGAAGTGCCTCCTGTGAAAGAGGAAGTCGTGGTCTCCGAACCTGTCGTGGTTGAATCTGTGACACCGGCTCCCGCAGCACCTGTTGCGCAGGAAGTGGAAGTGAAGGAGGAGGAGAAAGCACCGGTTGCACCTCCGGCAGTTGCAAGTGAACCTGTTCAGGTGAAACCTGCTGAGGAAGCAGTCGTTGAAGAACGGGTATCTCCTGAAATAGAAGCTTTAATAAAACCCGATGAGCCTGCAGAAACAGAACAGGCACCCGAAAAACCGGCCGAAGACAAGGGAGTCGCACCCAGAAAATACAGTTTCGATCCCCGTACCGGAAAGCAGATGGGTCTCAAGATTCTCGGAAGATTCGAGAGCGAGGCACCCAAACCGAAGAAGGAAGAACCAAAGCCCGAATCGATCATAAGAACAGCCGAAGAAAAACCGGCCGTTGAGTCATCAGAGGATGCTGAAAAGAAAAAAGCTAAAAAGAAAAAGAAAAACAAATCGAAAAAGAGGGAACAGGTTATAGAAGAAACCGAAACGGTTAAGAAAAAAGCCAAAGTTAAAAAATTAGAGATCGATCAGAAAGAAGTTCTGGAATCGATCAGAAAAACCATGCTTACCACAGAAGACTCTGTTATTTCGAACAGAGCCTCGATGCGAAAAAGAAAACGCAAAGAGAGAATGGAAGCACAGGAAAGACTCGATGAGCAGCGCAGGATAGATGAACAAATTATCAGAGTAAATCAGTTTATGTCTGTCTCTGAACTTGCAAATGTTATGGGTGTAAGTGTCGGTGAGGTCATTTCAAAATGTATCGCACTCGGTCTTATGGTTTCGATAAATCAGAGGATTGAGCTTGACACCATCACACTTGTTGCCGATGAGTTTGGATTCGAAGTTGAAGTGGAGCAGGAATACACAAACGATGTCCTCGAGGATATCGGAGACAGCGAAGATGAACTTGAACCAAGATCCCCTGTGGTAACAATCATGGGACATGTGGATCACGGTAAAACCTCACTTCTCGATTATATAAGAAGCTCAAATGTGGTTGCCGGCGAGTCGGGTGGTATCACCCAGCACATCGGTGCCTACAAAGTTGAAGTAAACGAAGGCCAGTATATTACATTTCTGGATACACCCGGCCACGAAGCGTTTACCGCAATGCGTGCCCGTGGAGCTCAGGTAACTGACATTGTAATCCTGATTGTTGCCGCAGATGATGCGGTGATGCCCCAGACGGTGGAAGCAATTTCACATGCTCAGGCAGCAAATGTTCCAATCATTGTTGCCATCAACAAAATTGACAAGCCGGGTGCAAATATTGAAAAGATAAAGCAACAGCTTGCTGACCGTAATGTACTTGTCGAGGAATGGGGCGGAAGATATCAAAGTGTTGAAATTTCCGCAAAACAAGGTTTACATATCGATGCACTTCTTGAAAAAGTGCTCCTCGAAGCAGAGGTACTCGACCTTAAGGCCAATCCAAACCGTGAGGCAAGAGGTGTTGTTATCGAGTCACAGCTCGACAAGGGTCGTGGAGTCACCGCAACAGTTCTGATTCAGAAAGGAACCTTGAGACAGGGAGATATCTTTGTCTGCGGTAACCAGCACGGTCGTGTAAGAGCGATGTTCGATGAGAGAAACAAAAAAATGAACGAAGCACCACCTTCGTCACCCGTACTTGTACTCGGGTTTGAAGGTGCTCCACAGGCAGGTGATCAGTTTATCGTTGTGGATACTGAAAGAACTGCCCGTGAGATCGCAGTAAGAAGACAGCAGTTGAAGAGAGAACTCGACAGCAAACAGGTTCATCATATCACACTTGATGAAATCTCGAGACAGATTTCAATCGGTGGTGTCAGTGAACTCCCGATCATCGTAAAAGGTGATGTGGATGGTTCAGTAGAAGCTGTTTCCGATTCGCTTATGAAGCTTTCCACAGAGGAAGTGAAAGTAAGAGTTATCCATAAAGGTGTCGGTGCCATCTCTGAAAGCGATGTTCTGCTTGCAAATGCTTCAAATGCCATCATTATCGGTTTCCATGTGAGACCGCACATGAACGCAAGAAAACTTGCAGAGACACAAAAAGTCGATATAAGAATTTATAACATCATCTATGACGCCATCAACGAAGTGAAACAGGCGCTCGAAGGAATGCTCTCACCTATACTTTCCGAAGAAATTACCTCCTCAGTGGAAGTAAGGGATACATTCAAAGTGCCGAAAATCGGAACTGTTGCCGGTTGCTATGTCATCGAAGGTAAAATTACCCGAAACGACAGAATCCGTGTAATCAGAGACGGACTTGTAATCTTCACGGGCGAGATTTCCTCACTCAAGAGATTCAAGGATGATGTAAAAG
- a CDS encoding response regulator produces MKFRDFKIGARLATGFGIVVFLILCSLVVSIYNINTLSEQTTLLYRHPFTVTNTIKMVDIESERMRRILNKLIIFPESHDSLIAEIDSSNHRILSYFPVLRERFLGDKQDIDDLEFAYSKVEKSYQAVIDALEEGKVEKAKSILVTSEVVVIKFEHELTDVLNFANNKANSFYENSQVVEADTKILTYFFLLVLMLTSGLTGYLITRGIRKPVDLISKKVKLIEAGEFYSKIDYDSKDELGALAKTINQVSDSLGDYTAKAEIQNWQKSGINSLNETLRGEPKVSELADRASAFLCEYTGAFICAFYVTDSDEEYLTLAGGFAVSDVERANNTVKFKEGLTGECAASRRHLHVRNVKDSHFFISSATGKSLPSEIFLFPLVYAEKLYGIVELGKYGIFSTREIEFLLSTSAIIGAAVNSSKSRESLTDLLMKTQQLAEELQVQQEELRSSNEKLEVQQEELRAANEELEEQTTALKFSEERLKSQQEELEVINEELEEKNESLQKQKADIQLAREELEIKAEELAIASKYKSEFLANMSHELRTPLNSLLILSKMLGDNKKGNLTEDEVESAEVIYRSGSDLLNLINEILDLSKIEAGKMELHIEKVPVEIIRRNVESTFKHSAAHKGLEFDLSIGEHIPDSIETDKQRLEQILKNLISNAIKFTKTGKVTVRIDMPKASDNLFRSGLNRNECVAITVADTGIGIPLEKQKVIFEAFQQADGGTSREFGGTGLGLSISRELSHILGGEIQVESIPGTGSSFTLFLPLKFPGQNTPKAAAVPVILPKTKVPEEVVVAPVKIDKPQKISVTDDRKEITEKDKVVLIIEDDPDFAKLLFKECKEKNLKGIIALTGYEGLELALRFLPMAILLDLGLPDINGIDILTRLKESSKTRHIPVHIVSGANTVREALNKGAIGYLAKPVAKEDIDDAITRLEEFSNKKVKDILLIEDDTNLQRSISRLIGDSDVNISTVETGGEAIKVLADGHFDLMILDLGLPDMTGFELLQSLEQFETNLPPVIVYTGRDLSKEEDAELRNYADSIIIKGVRSEERLLDETSLFLHRLVNKMPENKKRMILDLHETDQLFKGKKVLIVDDDMRNVFALSKLLSDKGMNILKAENGRKAIEIISSEPEIDLVIMDIMMPEMDGYETIRRIRAKEEFYDIPIIAVTAKAMKKDYQDCIAAGASDYLPKPVDIERLFSIMRVWLYR; encoded by the coding sequence ATGAAGTTCCGTGACTTTAAAATCGGCGCCCGCCTGGCAACCGGATTCGGCATAGTAGTATTTCTGATCCTCTGTTCTCTCGTTGTTTCCATTTACAACATTAATACCCTTTCGGAGCAGACAACCCTTCTCTACAGACACCCTTTTACCGTTACAAATACAATCAAAATGGTAGATATTGAATCCGAGAGAATGCGAAGAATCCTGAATAAACTAATAATCTTTCCGGAAAGTCATGATTCTCTCATTGCGGAAATTGATTCATCCAATCACCGTATTCTTTCTTATTTCCCGGTCTTGAGGGAGCGGTTTCTCGGTGACAAACAGGATATCGATGACCTCGAATTCGCTTATTCAAAGGTGGAGAAGAGCTATCAGGCAGTGATTGATGCCCTGGAAGAGGGAAAGGTGGAAAAGGCAAAATCAATTCTTGTTACCAGTGAAGTTGTGGTAATAAAATTTGAACATGAATTAACGGATGTACTGAACTTCGCAAACAACAAAGCCAATTCATTCTACGAAAATTCACAGGTCGTGGAAGCAGATACTAAAATTTTAACTTACTTTTTCCTCCTTGTTCTAATGCTGACCAGCGGTCTTACCGGGTACCTGATAACAAGAGGAATTCGTAAACCGGTTGATTTGATAAGTAAAAAGGTAAAACTGATTGAAGCGGGAGAGTTCTACTCCAAAATCGACTACGATTCAAAGGACGAGCTGGGAGCTCTCGCAAAGACAATTAATCAGGTGTCTGACTCACTTGGTGACTACACTGCCAAAGCTGAAATTCAGAACTGGCAAAAGTCGGGAATTAACAGTCTCAATGAAACTTTAAGAGGTGAACCAAAAGTTTCCGAACTTGCCGACAGGGCATCTGCATTTCTGTGCGAATACACCGGTGCATTTATCTGTGCTTTCTATGTGACTGACAGCGATGAGGAATACCTTACGCTGGCAGGAGGTTTCGCTGTCAGCGATGTCGAACGGGCTAATAATACGGTTAAATTCAAAGAAGGTCTCACCGGCGAATGTGCCGCTTCACGCCGCCATCTTCATGTCAGGAATGTTAAAGACAGCCATTTCTTTATCTCATCTGCCACGGGAAAATCGCTGCCGAGTGAAATTTTCCTCTTCCCCCTTGTTTATGCAGAAAAACTTTACGGCATAGTCGAACTTGGGAAATATGGAATATTTTCCACCCGGGAGATCGAGTTCCTGTTAAGTACTTCTGCCATTATAGGAGCCGCTGTCAATTCCTCCAAATCGAGAGAATCGCTGACGGATCTCCTTATGAAGACTCAACAACTCGCAGAGGAACTTCAGGTGCAACAGGAGGAATTAAGAAGCTCGAACGAGAAACTCGAAGTGCAGCAGGAAGAACTCCGTGCTGCCAATGAGGAACTAGAAGAGCAGACAACCGCCCTGAAATTTTCCGAGGAAAGACTGAAATCGCAACAGGAAGAACTCGAAGTAATAAATGAAGAACTCGAAGAGAAAAACGAATCCCTGCAGAAACAGAAAGCAGATATTCAATTAGCAAGAGAGGAACTTGAAATAAAAGCCGAGGAACTCGCTATCGCCAGTAAATACAAATCAGAATTCCTGGCAAATATGTCCCACGAACTGAGAACCCCCCTCAACAGTCTTCTTATACTGTCAAAAATGCTCGGTGACAATAAAAAGGGCAACCTCACAGAAGATGAGGTGGAATCGGCTGAAGTGATTTACAGAAGCGGTTCTGACCTCCTCAATCTCATTAATGAGATCCTCGACCTTTCAAAAATTGAAGCCGGCAAGATGGAACTCCATATTGAGAAGGTCCCGGTTGAAATTATACGAAGAAATGTTGAGTCAACTTTCAAACATTCTGCGGCTCATAAAGGACTGGAATTTGATCTCTCCATCGGCGAGCACATACCCGATTCAATCGAAACTGACAAGCAACGACTGGAACAAATTCTAAAGAACCTCATCTCGAATGCAATAAAATTCACCAAAACCGGGAAGGTCACTGTCAGAATCGACATGCCAAAGGCTTCAGATAATCTCTTCCGAAGCGGATTGAACAGAAATGAATGTGTTGCCATTACAGTTGCCGACACCGGAATCGGCATCCCGCTCGAAAAGCAAAAAGTAATATTTGAGGCATTCCAGCAGGCTGACGGTGGCACATCACGCGAGTTCGGCGGCACCGGACTTGGTCTCTCGATATCCAGAGAGCTTTCACATATCCTCGGTGGCGAAATCCAGGTCGAGAGTATTCCCGGCACCGGTTCCTCTTTCACACTCTTTCTTCCTCTTAAGTTTCCCGGACAGAATACTCCCAAAGCTGCTGCTGTGCCCGTGATTTTACCGAAGACCAAAGTACCTGAAGAAGTTGTGGTTGCCCCGGTTAAAATTGATAAACCACAAAAGATTTCAGTAACTGACGACAGAAAAGAGATCACGGAAAAAGACAAGGTCGTTTTAATTATTGAGGATGACCCCGACTTCGCTAAACTACTGTTCAAGGAATGTAAAGAGAAAAATCTTAAGGGAATAATTGCCCTCACCGGTTATGAAGGTCTGGAACTGGCACTGAGATTTCTACCCATGGCAATACTTCTCGACCTGGGTCTCCCCGATATCAATGGTATCGATATTCTGACCCGTCTGAAAGAATCCTCAAAGACCCGGCACATTCCTGTGCATATTGTAAGTGGCGCCAATACTGTAAGGGAAGCTCTGAACAAGGGAGCCATTGGATACCTCGCCAAACCGGTTGCAAAAGAAGATATCGATGATGCGATTACCCGGCTTGAAGAGTTTTCGAACAAAAAAGTAAAAGACATCCTTCTCATTGAAGATGATACAAATCTGCAAAGAAGCATCTCAAGACTTATCGGAGATTCGGATGTTAATATTTCAACGGTGGAAACAGGAGGCGAAGCGATCAAAGTGCTCGCCGATGGTCACTTTGATCTGATGATTCTCGACCTTGGATTGCCTGACATGACAGGCTTCGAGCTACTTCAGTCGTTGGAACAATTTGAAACAAATCTTCCCCCGGTAATTGTCTATACAGGAAGGGACCTCTCCAAGGAAGAAGATGCAGAACTTCGAAATTATGCCGATTCCATCATCATCAAAGGTGTTCGATCCGAGGAAAGACTCCTCGATGAAACATCTCTCTTTTTGCACAGACTTGTGAACAAAATGCCCGAAAACAAAAAGAGAATGATCCTCGATCTGCACGAAACCGACCAGCTCTTCAAAGGGAAAAAAGTATTGATTGTGGACGACGATATGAGGAATGTCTTTGCACTGTCAAAACTACTCTCCGACAAAGGCATGAATATCCTGAAGGCTGAAAATGGCAGAAAAGCTATCGAGATTATCTCCTCCGAACCGGAAATCGATCTTGTGATTATGGATATAATGATGCCCGAGATGGATGGTTACGAAACGATCAGAAGGATCAGGGCAAAGGAAGAATTCTACGATATCCCGATTATCGCAGTTACCGCAAAAGCCATGAAAAAAGATTATCAGGATTGCATCGCTGCCGGTGCAAGCGACTATCTTCCGAAACCCGTTGATATCGAAAGACTCTTTTCAATAATGAGGGTCTGGTTATACAGATAA